One region of Chryseobacterium sp. SORGH_AS_0447 genomic DNA includes:
- a CDS encoding ImmA/IrrE family metallo-endopeptidase — MNTFETKIEIFNPIDLHNTIGEELLEMFNENKYSFDILNSLNISIEKPKEVLKISKNNISKIAKFTNNDFLYDYLINFQEDYKISKDNSESEYKTLKKVYSKVKHLENFICDENFDGMDKLEDIALFLEIDDEKNIFQEVNDNIALYKISNFQPDNLNLYAWLKKGERDFRKNTFPKYNSQELKLWITGNEWKNNINNLKYFLQLPKILSEFGVALILTPYLKKTVFGCVRWFEGRPVIQISDKGKNLANLWYVLFHELGHVIKHENDEIFEGNDISKNQVTKKEKEANEFASFHLFNGDSLRKFIFSKKGQTLDDSFIESTAEKYNVNILFSALWAQKAQIKGISYYKYIKEASFK, encoded by the coding sequence ATGAATACATTCGAAACCAAAATAGAAATATTTAACCCTATTGATTTGCACAATACAATAGGTGAAGAATTGTTGGAAATGTTCAATGAGAACAAATATTCTTTTGATATTTTAAATTCGTTAAATATCTCAATTGAGAAGCCGAAGGAAGTATTAAAAATTAGTAAAAATAATATAAGTAAAATAGCAAAGTTTACTAATAACGATTTTCTTTATGATTATTTAATTAATTTTCAGGAAGACTATAAAATATCAAAGGATAATTCTGAATCGGAATACAAAACATTAAAAAAAGTTTATTCAAAAGTAAAACATCTCGAGAATTTTATTTGCGATGAGAATTTTGATGGAATGGATAAGTTGGAAGATATTGCATTATTTTTAGAAATTGATGATGAAAAAAATATTTTTCAAGAAGTAAACGATAATATTGCATTATATAAAATCTCTAATTTTCAGCCAGATAATTTAAACTTATATGCATGGCTTAAAAAAGGTGAGAGGGATTTTAGAAAAAATACTTTTCCAAAATATAATAGTCAAGAATTAAAATTGTGGATTACAGGTAACGAATGGAAAAATAATATAAACAATCTTAAATATTTTCTGCAGCTTCCAAAAATTTTATCGGAATTTGGTGTTGCATTGATCTTAACACCGTATCTAAAAAAAACAGTTTTTGGATGTGTTCGTTGGTTTGAAGGTAGACCTGTGATTCAAATATCTGATAAAGGTAAGAATTTAGCTAATCTTTGGTATGTGTTATTTCATGAACTTGGTCATGTAATTAAGCACGAAAATGATGAAATATTTGAAGGTAATGATATAAGCAAAAATCAAGTAACAAAAAAAGAAAAAGAAGCGAATGAATTTGCAAGTTTTCATTTATTTAACGGTGATTCACTGAGAAAATTTATATTTTCTAAAAAAGGACAAACATTAGATGATTCATTTATCGAGAGTACTGCAGAAAAATATAATGTTAATATTTTATTTTCAGCTTTATGGGCACAGAAGGCCCAGATAAAAGGTATAAGTTATTATAAATATATCAAGGAAGCATCTTTTAAATAG